The nucleotide sequence CGCTATTCACTCTCTCTACGAAGGAGAAAGTTATAGTCGTCCTTGATGAATTTCAGTACCTTGCAGAGAATAACGAAGAAATCCTATCTGTTTTGCAGATTCTTCTTGATGAGTATGAAAATTCAATGCTAAAGTTATTTTTTTGTGGCTCAAGCATAAGTTTCATGGAGGGTGTATTATCACACAACAACCCACTCTTTGGAAGAAAAAGTGCAGTTTTAAAGCTGAATCCTGTATCTTTCGAGCACCTCAAGCTTTTTATCCCACAGTACGATTATCACCAACTTTTAGAAACATACTCTATAGTCGGTGGTGTGCCTTACCACTTAACGCTATGGGATGGTACAAAAAGTGTGCTTGAAAATATACAGAACCTGTTTCTAAAACTCGGTGCCCCGCTTAAAGAAGAACCGAGCTTTATTCTCTTTCAGGAACTTCGCGAACCAGCAATGTACCAATCAATATTGGAGGCACTTGCAAGCGGAAGAAATAAATTGAGCGAGATAACCTCATTTATCGGCGAAACCGATTCAAGAAAACTCCAACCGTACATAAAGTCGTTGATGACACTAAAATTAATCAAACGCGTCTCGCCTGCGTTATTCAAGAATCCACACAGAACAAAAGATTTCCGATATGAAATTGAAGATGAACTATTCAGATTCTGGTATAGATACATATTCCCTTACAAAGAGAACGTCGACTTGAACGAGTATCAACATGTTTTAGAAAACATAAAAGCGGACTTGACACAATACGTCTCATTCGAATTTGAAAAGCAAAGCACTCAA is from Fervidobacterium gondwanense DSM 13020 and encodes:
- a CDS encoding ATP-binding protein; amino-acid sequence: MFINRFEEKDFLNNLISSNKREVVILYGRRRVGKSALLKEVTKDKKVFYYTARKVSKAEQLETFSRVLGSFLKIGNVSFKTWEDALRSLFTLSTKEKVIVVLDEFQYLAENNEEILSVLQILLDEYENSMLKLFFCGSSISFMEGVLSHNNPLFGRKSAVLKLNPVSFEHLKLFIPQYDYHQLLETYSIVGGVPYHLTLWDGTKSVLENIQNLFLKLGAPLKEEPSFILFQELREPAMYQSILEALASGRNKLSEITSFIGETDSRKLQPYIKSLMTLKLIKRVSPALFKNPHRTKDFRYEIEDELFRFWYRYIFPYKENVDLNEYQHVLENIKADLTQYVSFEFEKQSTQYVKKAFNLVQAGRYWAKDIEIDILGKDNNGRIYAGEVKWRNKKVGLKEYIGLKTKADKLRIPVDYFILISKSGFEEDLFKLNENLYLIEFTKENGWVVRFSPDSSAER